From Canis lupus familiaris isolate Mischka breed German Shepherd chromosome 16, alternate assembly UU_Cfam_GSD_1.0, whole genome shotgun sequence, one genomic window encodes:
- the DEFB4A gene encoding beta-defensin 2 precursor, translating into MKIHCLFFILPVLFSSPTPGLSGRVLFPLSCIGSSGFCFPFRCPHNREEIGRCFFPIQKCCRRQK; encoded by the exons ATGAAGATCCATTGTCTCTTCTTCATATTACCAGTTTTATTCTCGTCACCTACTCCAG gtcTCTCTGGAAGGGTTCTGTTTCCTCTATCTTGTATTGGGAGCAGTGGCTTCTGTTTTCCATTCAGATGCCCTCATAACCGGGAAGAGATTGGCAGATGTTTCTTCCCCATACAAAAATGCTGCAGAAGACAGAAGTAG